The segment TGAGGGTGATGTCGAGGTTCAGGCCGCTCCGGAGGGGGACGCCGACCGTGACGGGGATGACGATGAGAAGCGCGAACGAGGGGACGGCGTAGAGGAGGCCGGCCACCGTCAGCAGCGGCGCCCTCACGACGCGGAAACGACTGGCCGCCCACCCGATCGGGATGCTGATCACGAACGCGATCAGGATCGGGGGGATGGCGAGCCGGAGGTGGTCGAGCGTGAGCTGACCGATCATCCCCAGGTTGGCGAGGACCCAGGTCACCGAGCCGTCTCCCCGGAGCGGTTCCGGCCCGAGCGGACCGCCCCGTCGTCGGTGAGCGTCCCGGCGGGTCGGCCGTCCGCGTCGACGACGATCCGGCCGGCGGGCGTCTCCTCGATGTGCAGGGCCCGCTTGCCACGGTTCGCCCCGACGAAGTCGGCCACGAAGTCGTCGGCCGGAGCCGAGAGGATCTCGGCGGGCGTGCCCACCTGCGCGACGTGGCCGCCCTTCTTCAGGATGACGACCTGATCGCCCAGGTAGAAGGCCTCGTCGATGTCGTGCGTGACGAAGACCACGGTCTTGTCGAGCTCGCGCTGGAGCCGGATGAGCTCCTCCTGCAGGTCCGACCGGACGAGGGGGTCGACCGCGCCGAACGGCTCGTCCATCAGCAGGATGTTCGGGTCGACGGCGAGACCGCGCGCGACGCCCACGCGCTGCTGCTGCCCGCCCGAGAGCTGGCTCGGGTACCGGTCGGCGAAAGCGCGGTCGAGACCGACCGTGTCCATCAGCTCGAGGGCCCGTTGGCGGGCGACCGACTTCTTCTCGCCCTTCAGGAGCGGGACGGTCGCGATGTTGTCGACGACCTTCCGGTGCGGCAGGAGGCCGGAGTTCTGCATGACGTAGCCGATGCTGCGGCGCAGAGCCACCGGCTCCAGCCCCCCGATGTCGTCGCCGTCGATCTGGATGCTCCCCGACGTGGGGTCGACCATGCGGTTGATCATGCGGAGGATCGTCGTCTTGCCGCAGCCGCTCGACCCGACGAAGACCGTGGTCTTGCGGGAGGGGATGACGAGGCTGAAGTCTTCGACGGCCCGTGTGCCGTCGGGGTATTCCTTGGTCACCGAGTCGAACTCGATCATGGAAGGCTCATTCCTCGTGGGCAACACGAATCGACACTTGCCAGGGCGTCAACTGAATCACAGTTCTCTCATCGGGGTTACGGGGTCGCCACGAAGCGACACAATTCCGTAAGATCCGCTATCGCGCTCGGCACGGGAGCCGTGAGCTCCGCGCGGAGGCCGCACCCGGCGTCGGTCCGGGGTCAGACCGCGGAGAACGCCCGCTCGAGGTGGTCGCGGACGATCGTCCGGCACTCCACGACGAATCGCTCGTCGCCGGCGCGGTCCGTCGCGAAGGCGCGACCCACGAGGCCGCTCGCCAGCTCCGTGGCCACGTCGACTGCGAAGTCGACCTCCGGGGACGGGGCGACGCCGGCGCGATCGGCGAGATAGAGGGAGACCTGCTCGGCGAGCGGTCGCCGACCGCCTGAGCCGAGACGGTCCGGGGTGTCGGACTCCCCGAAACGGATGGCACGGAAGCCGGGCTCCGATCGGTAGAGCTCGACCAGCGAGTCGACGAGGACGTCGACGGCGACGCGCCAGTCGGCTCCCGCCGCCGCTCCGAGCGACTCGGTGGCACGCTCGATGAGGCGGGACACACCGCGGACCGAGAGGGCCTCGACGACGGCGATGCGATCGGGGAAGTAGCGGTAGACGGTGCCGATGGAGGCGCCGGCTCGCTCGGCGACCATGGCCGTCGTGAGGCGCTCGAAGCCGATCTCGTCGATGATGGCGGCGGCTGCGTCGAGGAGGCCCGTCAGGCGAGCCGAGCTCCGCGCCTGGACCGGCTCGTTCCGCAGGAGCGAGGATCCTCCGGGCAGTGCTTCAGTGACCTCGGTGACGAGCAACGGTTCTCCTTCAGACAGTCGTGCGGCTCCTCGAATGTCGGCCGCAGATGGTTGACTCGACGTCATGTGCGGAAGATTCGTGATGTCGCGCGCCGCGAGCGACCTGGTGGCCCTCTTCGACGTGGATGTGACGGGAGACACTCTGGCAGAGCCTTCCTGGAATATCGCTCCGACCGACCCGGTGAGTCTCATCGTCGACGCGGCCCCCCGGGGCGACGACGCCGGAGGGCCTCCCGTGCGTCGTCTGGCGACGGCGCGCTGGGGCCTCATCCCCTCCTGGGCGGACGATCCGCGGGTGGGCGTCAAGGCCATCAACGCGCGGGTCGAGACGGCGGCCGAGAAGCCGACGTTCCGCGACGCCGTGGTGTCCCGGAGGGCCGTCGTCCCCGCGACCGGCTACTACGAGTGGGTGACGGCGCCGGACGGCTCGAAGGCCGCGCACTACGTCCACCTGCCCGACGACGAGCTGCTCCTGTTC is part of the Frondihabitans sp. 762G35 genome and harbors:
- a CDS encoding ABC transporter ATP-binding protein; the protein is MIEFDSVTKEYPDGTRAVEDFSLVIPSRKTTVFVGSSGCGKTTILRMINRMVDPTSGSIQIDGDDIGGLEPVALRRSIGYVMQNSGLLPHRKVVDNIATVPLLKGEKKSVARQRALELMDTVGLDRAFADRYPSQLSGGQQQRVGVARGLAVDPNILLMDEPFGAVDPLVRSDLQEELIRLQRELDKTVVFVTHDIDEAFYLGDQVVILKKGGHVAQVGTPAEILSAPADDFVADFVGANRGKRALHIEETPAGRIVVDADGRPAGTLTDDGAVRSGRNRSGETAR
- a CDS encoding TetR/AcrR family transcriptional regulator; this encodes MLVTEVTEALPGGSSLLRNEPVQARSSARLTGLLDAAAAIIDEIGFERLTTAMVAERAGASIGTVYRYFPDRIAVVEALSVRGVSRLIERATESLGAAAGADWRVAVDVLVDSLVELYRSEPGFRAIRFGESDTPDRLGSGGRRPLAEQVSLYLADRAGVAPSPEVDFAVDVATELASGLVGRAFATDRAGDERFVVECRTIVRDHLERAFSAV
- a CDS encoding SOS response-associated peptidase; the encoded protein is MCGRFVMSRAASDLVALFDVDVTGDTLAEPSWNIAPTDPVSLIVDAAPRGDDAGGPPVRRLATARWGLIPSWADDPRVGVKAINARVETAAEKPTFRDAVVSRRAVVPATGYYEWVTAPDGSKAAHYVHLPDDELLLFAALYEWWRDPRVAQGDPSRWVLSTSILTREAAGPLRELHDRMPVMIGAEVMEEWLDPDTEGDHDLLEGISGESLGQAERAVFRPTSQVGVPQ